In the genome of Myxococcus stipitatus, one region contains:
- the scpB gene encoding SMC-Scp complex subunit ScpB, whose protein sequence is MTTGRKGPKKPDSDVDTEGASGGPNPFSEEELAAVTGPGPADELDEFEAAAIEEDSDGAPDLETSFEKLVSKSRKLSQDRIRTVLESVLFVAERPLSVDELYQATGIERELIAEALNQITGSHRDGISGIVLYEVAGGWQFRTDPHSGEYVRRYLRVKPQRLTRAAVETLAIIAYRQPVTRPELEDIRGVDCGAVLKALIDRKLVKILGKREEVGRPILYGTTREFLEFFALKDLSALPTLREFHELTQEHREIVEKEVRPAPPAAGTVEALSDPGFTKRMEKSAAASEAALEDLEEAMAAADRTQKASSSVLDTPPKPETGAEGPKPE, encoded by the coding sequence GTGACTACCGGTAGGAAGGGACCGAAAAAGCCGGACAGCGACGTCGACACCGAAGGCGCGTCCGGAGGCCCGAATCCCTTCTCGGAAGAGGAGCTCGCCGCGGTCACCGGCCCCGGCCCCGCCGACGAGCTGGACGAGTTCGAGGCCGCCGCCATCGAGGAGGACTCGGACGGCGCGCCCGACCTGGAGACGTCCTTCGAGAAGCTCGTCTCCAAGAGCCGCAAGCTGTCCCAGGACCGCATCCGCACCGTGCTGGAGAGCGTGCTCTTCGTCGCCGAGCGGCCCCTGTCCGTGGACGAGCTGTACCAGGCGACCGGCATCGAGCGGGAGCTCATCGCCGAGGCCCTCAACCAGATCACCGGCAGCCACCGGGACGGCATCAGCGGCATCGTCCTGTACGAGGTGGCCGGGGGGTGGCAGTTCCGCACGGACCCTCACTCGGGTGAGTACGTGCGACGGTACCTGCGCGTGAAGCCTCAGCGGCTCACCCGCGCCGCGGTGGAGACCCTGGCCATCATCGCCTACCGGCAGCCGGTGACCCGGCCGGAGCTGGAAGATATCCGCGGCGTGGATTGCGGCGCCGTCCTCAAGGCGTTGATCGACCGCAAGCTGGTGAAGATCCTGGGCAAGCGCGAGGAGGTGGGTCGCCCCATCCTCTACGGCACCACGCGTGAATTCCTGGAATTCTTCGCCCTGAAGGACCTGTCAGCGCTGCCCACGCTGCGGGAGTTCCATGAGTTGACGCAGGAGCATCGCGAAATCGTGGAGAAAGAAGTACGACCCGCGCCGCCGGCTGCAGGGACCGTTGAGGCCCTGTCGGACCCGGGATTCACGAAGCGGATGGAAAAGAGCGCGGCTGCGAGTGAGGCCGCGCTAGAGGACCTGGAAGAAGCCATGGCGGCGGCTGACCGGACACAGAAGGCCAGCTCCAGCGTCCTGGACACGCCCCCGAAGCCCGAGACGGGCGCCGAGGGGCCGAAGCCCGAGTAA
- a CDS encoding segregation and condensation protein A, with the protein MSDGRPTSADEGLREGELPRTPGDAFRVALPNFEGPLDLLLHLIKEHRVDIFDIPLALITEKYLEHLERMREINLDIAGEFLVMASTLAHLKSRMLLPRQDAVAVPEGGEALAAVEEQEDPRAELVRRLLEYQKYKDAAEHMAKQDILGRDVFARSVPVEAVPIPEEEVGLQEFSVLKLVEALDRVLERLQPKHQHEVVREKVTLSEAILRIADRLRPTGQVLFESLFSQEETPTRQEIVITFLAILEMVKRRLIRVVQDEPLGPLLLLPNGDALERLAPKEVDESDYR; encoded by the coding sequence TTGAGTGACGGCCGCCCCACCTCGGCCGACGAGGGCCTCCGCGAAGGCGAGCTCCCCAGGACCCCTGGGGACGCCTTCCGCGTCGCGTTGCCCAACTTCGAGGGCCCGCTCGACCTGTTGCTCCATCTCATCAAGGAGCACCGGGTCGACATCTTCGACATCCCCCTGGCGCTCATCACCGAGAAGTACCTGGAGCACCTGGAGCGGATGCGGGAGATCAACCTGGACATCGCCGGGGAGTTCCTGGTGATGGCGTCCACGTTGGCCCACCTCAAGAGCCGCATGCTGCTGCCCCGCCAGGACGCGGTGGCGGTGCCCGAGGGCGGCGAGGCCCTGGCGGCGGTGGAGGAGCAGGAGGACCCTCGCGCGGAGCTGGTCCGCCGGCTGCTCGAGTACCAGAAGTACAAGGACGCCGCCGAGCACATGGCCAAGCAGGACATCCTCGGCCGGGATGTCTTCGCCCGCAGCGTGCCCGTGGAGGCGGTGCCCATCCCCGAGGAGGAGGTGGGACTCCAGGAGTTCAGCGTCCTCAAGCTCGTGGAGGCCCTGGACCGCGTCCTGGAGCGCCTGCAGCCCAAGCACCAGCACGAGGTGGTGCGCGAGAAGGTGACCCTGTCCGAGGCCATCCTCCGCATCGCGGACCGTTTGCGCCCCACCGGTCAGGTGCTCTTCGAGAGTCTGTTCTCCCAGGAAGAGACGCCGACCCGTCAGGAGATCGTCATCACCTTCCTGGCCATCCTGGAGATGGTGAAACGGCGCCTCATTCGTGTGGTACAGGACGAGCCGCTCGGCCCCCTGTTGCTGCTGCCCAACGGGGACGCCCTGGAGCGATTGGCTCCCAAGGAGGTTGACGAGAGTGACTACCGGTAG